A region of the Vanrija pseudolonga chromosome 2, complete sequence genome:
ggtCACTAAGCGCGCCGTGCGAGCAGGCtgagaaggagggcgacgaggaggcctATGAGCGCGTCGATCCAGAGGGGCGGCCTGCGGGATGTCGACGCGGGGGTTtcggcgacgggcgccgGGGCAATGAAGCGTTCTGGCACGGTGTGGGCCGGGCGCGGCTGGGCTGCGGGCTGCGGCGTGACAGGCTGCTCtgcgggcggtggtggtggtggggcgggctgggctgcgggcggtggtgatggcggtgccggcgctgGCTGAGATGTAGGCTCTGCTCCCTCTGCCGACTCCACTTGTGGCGCCAGCACTGCTGCAGCGCTCGACGATGCAGCGGGCCCATCGTCCAACGGCgcagaagacgacgacgacgacccctCTGCCGGcgcttcctcctccctcgCCTTGTTCTTCTTGCTCGGGTCGACATCGGGCAAAAGGGACAGATTACACTCCCCGCAGGAACTGCAAGTCCACTCGCGAGACCTGACGCCCGCGTGAGCTCCACTTGCCTCCATCTAGCCCCAGCCCCAAACTTACAGCTTggccagccggcgccgctcgtcggcgggctggtcgagcgcgccgatcgcgctgagcgcctcgccgtcctgcGTCCAGAATGCGCGCAGGCCAGTAATGGCGGTCCGCACGCCCCATGCCGGCTGCCACGAGCCGGCGTGGAACGACGTCAGGCCGTCGATACAGATCTGCGCGCGTGTCAGCGTCGTGTAAGACGGCCAGCCGCACCTTCTTGCCCAGCTCGAAGCGCCCGTTCGGCGTCAGCATGACGATGTCGGGCGCGCTCATGGGATACGTCGGCGGCAGGATGATGCGCAGGTGGTACAGGCCTGGGAGGTTAGCTGGGCACGTCGCGGAGCATCTCAGCTACCCACCACCCTCGTAGTCTGTCCccttgacgccgcgcagcgtgcAGTGCCACTCGAAGATATCGCTCtggggggtgtcagttgTGTCGGAGCCGACACCCACCTCCAACGGGCCAGCAATAAAGTCGTCcgtgtcggggtcggcgagctcggcagcctcctgCATGATACGCTTGACTGCCGTGCTGCGGAGGTTGACGCGCGGGCGGGGACGGGAGGGTTCTgccatggtgtgtgtgggtgagCCAGTGTCGTGTCGGGGTTGAGGTTATTGTTGTGACAACAATGCCATCcatcggcggcctcgtcagCAAGGAGCATCCCATTCTGCCCGTCTGACTGTTCGGCCGCGTTGGCAGTAGTGCTGTTGCCCCATCTGTCCCGTGCCTGGCCAGAGACGACCATGTCGCCACCGACAATGACAGTCAACGATCTGCTGCCCCAAATTGCTCCCGTGACCTCGGTTCCtctccacccaccacgccATCTCGACCATCTCCAGTCTCGCCCGTGGCGGCAGAAATATCCGCAAAACCGAAAACTCGACGCAGCTGCCATcatcgacaacgacaacaacattctccacacaccacactcaccactcaTCTCACAACAGAGACCAAGCATCTTGTGCATATCACTTGGATCCAGATCGACACGACAggcacgccctcgcccgcctcgccccgcccgcctcacACACCCCGGCCCGACCGATTTTCGCGTCCGTCACATttcgccgacgcgcagcaaGCATCGCAGCGCAGGCAGAGCAACATCAACCCCATCGCGCGTTTTGCGACCTCGTCCCGACACATCTGTTGTGCCATCGCTCAAGCTACGGCGTGACGGTTGAATCCGACCGGCGACCGACCACTCACTCCacccagcgccgcctccgacGATCACTTGATAACTCGTCGCAATCCGACTGGCTCGTGGCCCGACTTTCAACGTCACTCGCAACTGCCGaccagcagccgcagcgcacACTAGCACGCGACCTTTACCCCTCCGTCACCCTCCCCCTCATGTCGGAACTGCCAAATCTCGCACCCCAAGGCGGCGCAAGTGGccccgcggcgacggcggccgcgccggctgcgCCCTTCACCGACGCGCAGGTCGACGAGTTTAGAGAACAGGACAGGTGGCTGCCCGTGAGTgtgtgcgagcgagcgcgagcgagcagggaTGCTGTTGCCGGGGCGAACGTGTGCCGCTCTTGCCTTGGCACGCGGcacgcgacctcgcgcaaTATTTACCTCTCCCGCTGGGGTACCTGTCTGCCCCACTCGCATCTCGTCAGCTCAGCTCAGGCCCTGCTCAGGCCCACACCCGCGCGTGACGGCGACTAACCACCTGCTCGCAGATTGCCAACGTCTCGCGCATCATGAAGAACTCGCTGCCGACAACAGCAAAAGTGtccaaggaggccaaggagtGTGTGCAGGAGTGTGTTAGCGAGTTTATCAGCTTTATCGTGAGTGCTGCTCGTGCAGGTGTCGGTCGACAACCACTGACCCCCGTGCCAGACATCAGAGGCGGCAGAAAAGTGCCTCAACGAGAAGCGCAAGACGATCAACGGCGAGGATATCCTCACGtcgatgcgcgcgctcggGTTTGACAACTACGAGGGCGTGCTCAAGGTCTACCTCGCCAAGTACCGCGAGCACCAGATCAACCAGGCCCGCCAGCGGCAGAACCAGGGGCAGGCGGCCGCCGATGACGACAGCGAGCTCAAGcgctcggccgacgacgacgacggcgacgccagGCGAAAGAAGCCTAGGAGCAAGAAGGAGTAGGCGTCGGCCGTCCCGGTGGCGGTTGACGAGaagaggcgaggcgagggcagGGGATAGGTGCCAATGGTTGGCACAGTGATACCCTTCGACACATAGAGCGGACTCTTAGCACCCACCTCACTGACGTCTGTACCATGTATGGGCAATGCAGTGATTTCATGATCATGCGGTAGATGCGATACGAGGCATACAATCTATCCAAGACGGGTTGTTGGAGTGTCCACTAAAACAGCGATCGGCACATCGGGCAACTGCTCGAGTGGCTCGAGTTGAACCACTTGAACAAGCAGCTCGCGTGGAACCGGTTCTTGCACGTTCGGCACGGCTTGGTCGGCAGCGTCCGGTCTGTGAGCGAGATGATCGAGTAGCAAATGGCACACTCGACAACGCCTTCAAAGTGCAGCACGACGTTCTTCTTGAACACGGTGAGTGCTTCGAGGATAAGGCCGTTCTGAATGTCAGCTAGAGTCATGGGAGTGCAGCTCACCCTCGAAGTAATGGTCTGCTGGACGCTCATGAGCCATCCGCGCCACTTGTTTTCCGGAAcaccgacgcggcgcaggtcCCGCACATCGACAGCCTTGAGCGGGAACTCGGCAGGGAGGCGAATGCCAATCTCCATCGGCTGTTCGTCGACAACGTAAGAGGCGATCGCCTCGGCAGCACCAGAGCCGGCGACAGAGGCACCGCCACCCTGCGCGATGCGGACATTGAGACCCTCCTCGGTgagagcggcgagcgcgcgcggctcgcgcagcgcagcgaaCTCGTTCTGGATGATGACCGGCGAGTAGTTCTTGGCAGTGAACGCCAGAAGAGAGAGCGACAGCTGGCGGTCCTTGAGCGACTCGTAGTacgcgcgcatcgccgacgGGATCGTGACGAGTGTGCGGTAGAAGACGTGGGAAGCGAGGGGAGTGAGGTCAGCGAGCTCTTCGGGCTCAAGCACTGTGCGAGTTAGCGGTCTCATAGAAAGATGTTACCCACAGTCAGGATAGAACTCGTCGACAGCATACTGCGACGCAGGGAAGTTCCAAGCGCCGACCTCGGACACACCAAGCATGGCGAACAACAGGGGCAGCAGGCTCTCCTCAAGCAGACGGCTTGAGTTCATCTGGTCGAGATAGGCCCATCGAACAGTCCGCGAAGCGTCGTCAAAGtggtcgagcacggccaTCCAAGCCAGCAGCTGTCCAAGGAcgatctcgacgtcggccatTTCGAACCAGTCGACAGCGCGGCCAGCCTCGACAATGCTGATAAGCTGCTGAGGGATCTTGATCTCGCGCTGGggctgctcctcgtcctccttggcgacatcggcctcgacctcgaggacaagcGCAGCAGTCTGCTTGCGGATGACCTGGCCAAGGAGACGGTACGCCGTGGCCTGgatcgtcgccgagctggacagACGAAGGAGGTCGCAGAGCTCGGGAAGACCAGCCTGGGCCATGACAGCCGGGCTGGCATCTCGCAACAAGTCGAGGATGAGCGAATGAATGAGCTGCACGGGGATCGAGTTGGCGTCGCGGCACTGCAAGAAGAGGTTGACCACAAGGCCA
Encoded here:
- the Ube2j1 gene encoding Ubiquitin-conjugating enzyme E2 J1, which gives rise to MAEPSRPRPRVNLRSTAVKRIMQEAAELADPDTDDFIAGPLESDIFEWHCTLRGVKGTDYEGGLYHLRIILPPTYPMSAPDIVMLTPNGRFELGKKICIDGLTSFHAGSWQPAWGVRTAITGLRAFWTQDGEALSAIGALDQPADERRRLAKLSREWTCSSCGECNLSLLPDVDPSKKNKAREEEAPAEGSSSSSSAPLDDGPAASSSAAAVLAPQVESAEGAEPTSQPAPAPPSPPPAAQPAPPPPPPAEQPVTPQPAAQPRPAHTVPERFIAPAPVAETPASTSRRPPLWIDALIGLLVALLLSLLARRA
- the HAP3 gene encoding Transcriptional activator HAP3, whose protein sequence is MSELPNLAPQGGASGPAATAAAPAAPFTDAQVDEFREQDRWLPIANVSRIMKNSLPTTAKVSKEAKECVQECVSEFISFITSEAAEKCLNEKRKTINGEDILTSMRALGFDNYEGVLKVYLAKYREHQINQARQRQNQGQAAADDDSELKRSADDDDGDARRKKPRSKKE